Proteins encoded by one window of Vampirovibrionales bacterium:
- a CDS encoding glycosyltransferase family 9 protein, with amino-acid sequence MKAASPRAIPPPRRVLVIPLRFIGDTVLSVPLIRALRQAFPDARIETMASRLTAPLLANCPYLDAVFPEPKGVLACVYALKGFDTVFLLRKSVSMALLARLASVKTLVGYDKQRFPQPIGYRRWGCLLDRAAPYPSLRTQTPQAEHHLGLLRACGVQARDTTLALWESEDDHESMASILTEHGLEEAFQQGDKLAAFHASSASHGKAFPAETFLPAIEALLKAGMTVVCTGTTSDRAFYDAIAARLEECPAPARWLNLAGQTTLGQSIALLRRAHILLSVDSGPLHLAAAAQTPRIVGVFGPTNERQWGVYSPHSRFFPVYEALPCRPCYAKICSHNACRLTLDPARVKQAVQSALADEAGAS; translated from the coding sequence ATGAAAGCGGCCTCTCCAAGAGCAATCCCGCCGCCTCGGCGCGTGTTGGTGATTCCGCTGAGATTTATTGGCGACACCGTCCTGAGCGTTCCGCTGATACGCGCCCTGCGGCAGGCGTTTCCTGATGCGCGCATTGAGACGATGGCGTCGCGTCTCACGGCGCCCCTGCTAGCGAATTGTCCCTATCTGGACGCCGTTTTTCCAGAGCCTAAAGGCGTCTTAGCATGTGTCTACGCACTAAAAGGGTTTGACACAGTCTTTCTGCTGAGGAAATCCGTCTCGATGGCGTTATTAGCGCGATTAGCAAGCGTCAAAACACTAGTGGGATACGACAAACAGCGATTTCCTCAGCCGATCGGGTATCGCCGATGGGGATGCCTGCTGGATCGCGCGGCGCCTTACCCGTCGTTGCGCACGCAGACCCCGCAAGCAGAGCATCATCTGGGCCTGCTGCGCGCCTGCGGCGTTCAGGCGCGCGATACGACGCTGGCGTTATGGGAATCCGAAGACGATCACGAGTCCATGGCCTCGATTTTGACCGAGCATGGCCTTGAGGAAGCGTTCCAACAAGGGGATAAACTCGCCGCATTTCACGCAAGTAGCGCCTCTCACGGCAAAGCGTTCCCCGCCGAAACGTTTCTGCCCGCGATCGAGGCGCTCTTAAAAGCCGGAATGACAGTCGTTTGCACCGGAACGACCAGCGATCGGGCCTTTTATGACGCCATCGCCGCGCGACTGGAGGAATGCCCGGCCCCTGCCCGCTGGCTCAACCTGGCGGGACAAACGACGCTGGGGCAAAGCATCGCCCTGCTGCGGCGCGCTCATATCCTGCTATCGGTTGATTCCGGTCCGCTTCATCTCGCGGCGGCCGCTCAGACGCCGCGAATTGTGGGCGTATTCGGCCCCACCAATGAACGCCAGTGGGGCGTTTATTCGCCGCACAGCCGGTTTTTTCCCGTGTATGAAGCGCTCCCCTGTCGCCCCTGCTATGCCAAAATCTGCAGTCATAACGCCTGCCGTCTGACGCTGGATCCCGCCCGGGTCAAGCAAGCCGTGCAAAGCGCCCTGGCGGACGAGGCAGGCGCGTCCTAA
- a CDS encoding 4a-hydroxytetrahydrobiopterin dehydratase, with product MPAAFLLDDKTFALETARLPAPWQLAAKDSGAKGNALIARFSLDSYACGLSAVAQIGAQAEASDHHPELTLVWGALTVRYATHSANGITALDIAAALQTSQIMAAIHA from the coding sequence ATGCCAGCCGCTTTTTTACTCGATGATAAAACGTTCGCCCTTGAAACGGCGCGTTTACCCGCACCCTGGCAACTGGCCGCGAAAGATAGCGGCGCGAAAGGCAATGCCCTCATCGCGCGGTTCTCTCTGGATTCGTACGCTTGCGGGCTTTCGGCTGTCGCGCAGATTGGCGCGCAGGCCGAAGCGAGCGATCATCATCCCGAACTGACGCTTGTCTGGGGGGCGCTGACCGTGCGCTACGCCACGCACAGCGCCAACGGCATCACCGCCCTGGACATCGCAGCGGCGCTTCAAACCTCGCAGATCATGGCGGCAATTCACGCATGA
- the recQ gene encoding DNA helicase RecQ, producing the protein MNTALWEGAQRDEALTLLQTHWGYDAFLPFQEEAIAAILDGADSLVILPTGGGKSLCYQLPILMMRGMALVISPLVSLMKDQVDALCSLGIPAACLHSGLGDDERRSVFSELYAGHLKLLYVAPERLGLDSLLGALAQREIAYIVVDEAHCVSQWGHDFRPAYRALGALRERFSLAPVHAFTATATQAVREDIMESLGLRSPRLLVGDFERANLFYRVRHRDQPSRQVAEILERHRGEAGILYCISRREVDDWAQRLKQQGFRALAYHAGLTDEARARHQDSFLSEKTDIMVATVAFGMGIDRPNIRFVIHTGMPKSIEHYQQEAGRAGRDRLPAECALLFGASDAARWRQMLGEPQSESDHHALAKLSEMARYCQGLKCRHKSLVEYFGQPFLKENCGHCDVCLGEYQSMADAVTVSRQILSAVARLQQRFGAYHVAQTLKGANTEKIRLQGHDRLSVYGLLQAYAANQIGVWIDQLTDQGFLYKEPVYGVVQLTASGALLLKGESKDVWLTQPPPKEQRASKRRGEKSTSRPAQGDDGLFEALRVLRRELAAKRNVPPYVIFSDVTLREMAARQPRSLADFWGVKGVGKSKLHDLCPSFLACIQDYVSRK; encoded by the coding sequence GTGAATACAGCCCTCTGGGAAGGCGCCCAGCGCGATGAAGCGCTGACCTTGCTGCAAACGCACTGGGGATACGACGCCTTTTTGCCGTTTCAGGAAGAAGCCATCGCGGCCATTCTGGATGGCGCGGATTCGCTGGTGATTTTGCCCACAGGCGGCGGCAAGTCATTGTGTTATCAACTGCCCATTCTCATGATGCGCGGCATGGCGCTGGTAATTTCACCGCTGGTATCGCTGATGAAAGATCAGGTCGACGCGCTCTGCTCCCTGGGGATTCCCGCAGCATGTCTTCACAGCGGCCTGGGCGATGACGAGCGGCGGTCGGTTTTCTCAGAACTGTATGCCGGGCATTTGAAGCTGCTCTATGTCGCGCCCGAGCGGCTGGGGCTGGATTCTCTATTAGGCGCGCTGGCCCAGCGTGAAATCGCCTATATCGTCGTCGACGAGGCGCACTGCGTCAGTCAGTGGGGCCACGATTTCCGTCCTGCGTATCGCGCATTGGGAGCCCTGCGCGAGCGTTTTAGCCTTGCGCCGGTCCATGCCTTCACGGCCACAGCGACGCAGGCCGTCCGCGAGGATATCATGGAGTCGCTGGGCCTGCGCTCACCGCGTCTGCTGGTGGGCGATTTCGAGCGCGCCAATTTGTTTTACCGCGTGCGTCATCGCGATCAGCCGTCGCGTCAAGTAGCGGAGATTCTGGAGCGACATCGCGGGGAAGCGGGCATTTTATATTGCATCAGCCGCCGCGAAGTGGACGACTGGGCGCAGCGCCTCAAGCAACAGGGGTTTCGGGCGCTGGCGTATCATGCGGGCCTGACCGATGAGGCGCGCGCGCGTCATCAGGATAGTTTTCTGTCCGAAAAAACCGACATTATGGTGGCAACCGTCGCCTTCGGGATGGGGATCGATCGCCCGAACATCCGCTTTGTGATTCATACCGGCATGCCCAAGTCCATTGAACATTACCAGCAAGAGGCCGGACGCGCCGGACGCGACCGTCTCCCGGCGGAATGCGCGCTGCTGTTTGGCGCCTCTGACGCAGCGCGTTGGCGGCAGATGCTGGGCGAGCCTCAAAGCGAGTCTGATCATCATGCGCTGGCCAAGCTTTCGGAGATGGCGCGCTATTGCCAGGGCCTGAAGTGTCGACACAAGTCGCTGGTAGAATACTTCGGCCAGCCGTTTCTGAAAGAGAATTGCGGTCATTGCGACGTGTGCCTGGGCGAATACCAATCCATGGCCGACGCCGTTACCGTCAGTCGACAGATTTTATCGGCAGTCGCGCGCCTTCAGCAGCGATTTGGGGCGTATCATGTCGCGCAAACGCTCAAGGGGGCCAACACCGAAAAAATCCGCCTTCAAGGGCATGATCGTTTAAGCGTGTATGGCCTGCTTCAGGCGTATGCGGCCAATCAGATCGGGGTCTGGATTGATCAACTGACCGATCAGGGGTTTCTGTATAAAGAGCCGGTTTACGGCGTTGTTCAACTGACGGCCTCCGGCGCGCTCCTGCTCAAGGGCGAAAGCAAAGACGTCTGGCTGACGCAGCCGCCGCCCAAAGAACAGCGCGCATCTAAACGACGCGGCGAAAAATCCACGTCCAGACCGGCGCAGGGCGACGATGGGTTGTTTGAAGCGCTGCGCGTCTTGCGGCGCGAACTGGCGGCCAAACGAAACGTCCCGCCCTATGTGATTTTCAGCGATGTGACGCTGCGCGAGATGGCGGCGCGCCAGCCCAGGAGTCTGGCGGATTTTTGGGGCGTCAAAGGCGTGGGCAAAAGCAAGCTGCACGACCTGTGCCCATCGTTTCTGGCTTGTATTCAGGACTACGTCTCGCGCAAATAA
- the argH gene encoding argininosuccinate lyase — MKLWQGRQSGEGTPQLEALNNSIGFDQRLWREDIRGSVAHARMLGRQRILTEAEALALTDGLLAIERDIDAGRLTIDPRAEDIHTFMEQELTRRLGDLGKKLHTGRSRNDQVALDLRLHLRNAIDALSVQAQALQSALEAQAEAHRQSAMPGYTHLQRAQPVTLARHLMAYHAMLARDCGRLADCRKRLNVSPLGAGALAGSSFPLDRAFVAQELGFDGVIDNTLDAVSDRDFVIELAAALSILMMHLSRLCEELVLWSSQEFGFIAMADAYATGSSMMPQKKNPDAAELVRGKTGRVYGALMTLLTVMKALPLAYNKDMQEDKEAIFDALDTAFLSLAAVRGMIETMTPRVERMREALADGFVMATALADYLTRKGLPFRDAYAITGRIVRHCAETGERFETLTLAAYQQFCPQIDADVYESVRLDASALTG; from the coding sequence GTGAAACTCTGGCAAGGACGGCAAAGCGGCGAAGGCACGCCGCAGTTGGAAGCCCTCAACAACTCAATCGGCTTCGATCAACGGCTCTGGCGCGAGGACATCCGCGGCAGCGTGGCGCATGCCCGCATGTTGGGGCGTCAGCGAATTCTGACAGAAGCAGAAGCGCTGGCCCTCACAGACGGGCTTCTGGCCATTGAGCGCGACATCGACGCCGGTCGACTGACGATTGATCCGCGCGCCGAGGATATTCACACGTTTATGGAGCAGGAATTGACGCGCCGTTTGGGCGACCTCGGCAAGAAGCTACACACGGGGCGCAGTCGTAATGATCAAGTTGCGCTGGATCTACGGCTGCATCTGCGAAACGCGATTGACGCGCTTTCTGTCCAAGCGCAGGCGCTACAATCGGCGTTGGAAGCTCAGGCCGAGGCGCATCGCCAGAGCGCAATGCCCGGTTACACGCACTTGCAACGCGCCCAACCGGTGACGCTGGCGCGGCATTTGATGGCCTATCACGCCATGTTGGCGCGCGACTGCGGCCGTCTGGCCGACTGCCGCAAGCGCCTGAACGTCTCGCCGTTAGGAGCGGGAGCGCTGGCGGGTTCATCGTTTCCGCTGGATCGGGCCTTCGTCGCTCAGGAACTGGGCTTTGACGGCGTGATCGACAACACGTTGGACGCCGTATCGGATCGCGATTTTGTGATCGAGCTGGCCGCCGCCCTCAGCATCCTTATGATGCATCTGAGTCGGCTGTGCGAAGAACTGGTGTTGTGGAGCAGTCAGGAGTTCGGCTTTATCGCGATGGCCGACGCCTACGCCACCGGCTCCAGCATGATGCCGCAGAAGAAGAACCCGGACGCCGCCGAATTGGTGCGCGGCAAAACGGGTCGCGTCTATGGCGCTTTAATGACGCTGCTGACCGTTATGAAGGCTCTGCCGCTGGCCTATAACAAGGATATGCAGGAAGACAAGGAAGCGATTTTCGACGCCCTCGATACCGCATTTCTGAGTCTGGCCGCCGTGCGCGGCATGATTGAGACAATGACCCCTCGCGTCGAGCGGATGCGCGAGGCTCTCGCCGACGGCTTTGTGATGGCCACAGCCCTGGCCGATTACCTGACGCGCAAGGGCCTGCCGTTTCGCGACGCCTACGCCATCACCGGGCGGATCGTGCGGCATTGCGCGGAGACCGGCGAGCGCTTTGAAACCCTGACGCTTGCCGCCTATCAGCAGTTTTGTCCACAGATAGACGCCGACGTGTATGAGTCGGTCCGTCTCGACGCATCCGCCCTGACGGGATAA
- a CDS encoding helix-turn-helix transcriptional regulator, translating to MKIKIKEVAKTKKDWSLYRLAKELSLPQQTVYSWASGRTQPSYDNMDRLCDALDCGVGDLFEADPVQRKLF from the coding sequence GTGAAAATTAAGATCAAGGAAGTCGCCAAAACGAAAAAAGACTGGAGCCTGTACCGACTGGCGAAAGAGCTTTCTCTCCCCCAGCAGACGGTGTACTCGTGGGCCAGTGGCCGTACGCAACCCAGTTACGACAACATGGATCGCCTCTGCGATGCGCTGGATTGCGGCGTTGGAGACTTGTTCGAAGCGGATCCCGTTCAGCGCAAGCTGTTTTAA
- a CDS encoding argininosuccinate synthase: MTSPSPADAPQKVVLAYSGGLDTTVIIPWLREHYDCPVIAVCVDVGMDGELDGLEERALQSGAAKFYLQEAREEFITDYIYPCLRAGAVYEGEYLLGTAMARPLISKKLVEIAQQEQADTICHGATGKGNDQVRFELSIKALAPELKIIAPWRLWDIRSREDALDYLEARGIAAPMKKSDSYSRDRNLFHLSHEGLDLENPDAMPHYDQLLQIGVSPMRAPEESVTLALTFDKGVPTALNGEALSPTALMAELNRIGGAHGVGITDMVENRVVGLKARGVYENPGGAILHAAHDMLERLCLDRKTLSLKRTLSIQYADLVYSGEWFTPLRESLDAFVDATQRTVSGRVKVMLYKGNIIPAGVSSPYSLYDAELASFATGELYRHSDAEGFITLSGLPLKVRAQMLAKAASLSHEAQ, encoded by the coding sequence ATGACTTCGCCTTCGCCCGCAGACGCCCCGCAAAAAGTCGTACTGGCCTATTCTGGCGGACTGGACACGACGGTAATTATTCCGTGGCTGCGCGAGCATTATGATTGCCCTGTTATCGCCGTCTGCGTTGATGTGGGGATGGACGGCGAGCTGGACGGGCTGGAAGAACGCGCCCTGCAATCCGGCGCGGCGAAATTTTACTTACAGGAAGCGCGCGAAGAGTTCATTACTGATTACATTTATCCGTGCCTGCGCGCGGGCGCCGTTTACGAAGGCGAATACCTGCTCGGAACGGCCATGGCAAGGCCCCTCATCTCTAAAAAACTGGTGGAGATTGCCCAGCAGGAGCAAGCCGATACCATTTGCCACGGCGCCACCGGCAAAGGCAACGATCAGGTACGCTTCGAACTGTCCATCAAGGCGTTGGCCCCGGAGTTAAAAATCATCGCGCCATGGCGTCTGTGGGACATCCGCTCGCGCGAGGATGCGCTGGATTATCTCGAAGCGCGCGGCATCGCGGCGCCCATGAAAAAATCCGACAGTTACAGCCGCGACCGGAATTTGTTTCACCTGAGTCATGAAGGACTGGATCTGGAAAATCCGGACGCCATGCCTCATTACGACCAACTGCTTCAGATTGGGGTCAGCCCGATGCGCGCCCCTGAAGAATCCGTGACGCTGGCCCTGACCTTTGACAAAGGGGTCCCAACAGCCCTGAATGGAGAAGCGCTTTCACCCACCGCGCTGATGGCCGAACTCAACCGAATCGGCGGCGCACACGGCGTCGGGATTACGGATATGGTGGAAAATCGCGTGGTCGGCCTGAAGGCGCGCGGCGTTTACGAGAATCCAGGCGGCGCAATTCTCCATGCGGCTCACGATATGCTGGAACGCCTTTGCCTGGACCGCAAGACGCTGAGCCTCAAACGCACGCTGTCTATCCAGTACGCCGATCTGGTGTATAGCGGCGAGTGGTTTACGCCGCTGCGCGAATCGCTGGACGCCTTTGTAGACGCAACGCAACGCACCGTCAGCGGACGGGTTAAAGTCATGCTGTACAAAGGGAATATTATTCCGGCGGGCGTTTCGTCGCCTTACTCGCTGTACGATGCCGAGCTGGCCAGTTTTGCAACCGGCGAGTTGTACCGTCACAGCGACGCCGAGGGCTTTATCACCCTCAGCGGCCTGCCCCTTAAAGTCCGCGCCCAGATGCTCGCCAAAGCCGCCAGCCTCTCGCACGAGGCGCAGTGA
- the flhB gene encoding flagellar biosynthesis protein FlhB, whose translation MADEDKQFEATPQKLKKARDEGQVFKSKDMSTAVFLVAMFLLLFVMAPIIWREIAGMFVLVFDQIPNASIEKTGWQYLSVISIKALLVLVGPFLLVGVIVAVFMDFMQVGPLVATKAIMPKFDKLNPIKGFKNIFSMRTLVELVKNILKITILGVVGWMVFKEKLNELLTAGATENIFSLLGILGSLLMKFVILAGIAFFAIGGADFLFQRWKFMKDQKMSFKELKDEFKNTEGDPMIKHAIRQRRMQMMQQSMLEAVPTADAVVTNPIHVAVAIRYNADTMEAPQVVAKGTELFAERIKEIAKANGVPVIENATVARALYRVADVDQEVPPDIYQAVAEILLYAWRITGKEIPAASPEDGRA comes from the coding sequence CTGGCCGATGAGGACAAGCAGTTTGAGGCCACCCCGCAAAAGCTGAAAAAAGCTCGCGACGAAGGTCAGGTCTTTAAAAGCAAAGACATGTCCACAGCGGTGTTTCTGGTGGCGATGTTTTTGCTGCTGTTTGTGATGGCCCCTATCATCTGGCGCGAAATCGCGGGCATGTTCGTACTGGTGTTCGATCAGATTCCCAACGCGTCTATCGAGAAAACCGGCTGGCAGTATCTGTCGGTCATTTCGATCAAGGCCCTGCTGGTGCTGGTGGGGCCCTTTCTGCTGGTGGGCGTGATTGTCGCCGTTTTTATGGATTTTATGCAGGTAGGCCCGCTGGTGGCCACCAAGGCGATTATGCCGAAGTTCGACAAACTCAATCCCATTAAGGGCTTCAAGAACATCTTCTCGATGCGGACGCTGGTGGAACTCGTCAAAAACATCCTCAAAATTACGATTCTGGGCGTCGTGGGCTGGATGGTCTTCAAAGAAAAGCTCAACGAGTTGCTGACAGCGGGCGCGACCGAAAATATCTTTTCGCTGCTTGGAATTTTAGGCAGCTTGCTGATGAAATTCGTCATTCTGGCCGGAATCGCGTTTTTTGCGATTGGCGGCGCGGATTTTCTTTTCCAGCGCTGGAAGTTCATGAAAGACCAGAAGATGTCTTTTAAAGAACTGAAAGACGAATTCAAGAACACCGAAGGCGATCCGATGATCAAACACGCCATTCGCCAGCGCCGGATGCAAATGATGCAGCAAAGTATGCTGGAAGCCGTTCCCACCGCCGACGCCGTTGTTACCAATCCCATCCATGTAGCGGTGGCGATTCGCTATAATGCTGATACAATGGAAGCGCCGCAGGTTGTGGCAAAAGGAACGGAACTCTTCGCCGAACGGATCAAGGAGATTGCAAAGGCCAACGGCGTCCCTGTCATCGAAAACGCGACTGTGGCCCGCGCCCTGTACCGCGTGGCGGACGTTGATCAGGAAGTGCCTCCCGATATTTATCAGGCCGTCGCTGAGATTCTCCTGTACGCCTGGCGCATCACCGGCAAGGAAATTCCCGCCGCTTCCCCCGAGGATGGCCGAGCCTGA
- the argB gene encoding acetylglutamate kinase — protein sequence MTCPPSAAANPERVQALIEALPYIRRFSGKTVVVKFGGSLLEDAAIQQTVIQDIAMLKLVGIEPVLVHGGGPAMTSLLTQLQKESTFVQGYRVTDAETLAVAEMVLSGKINKSLVAALHQQGMRAVGLSGQDGAMITVKKRHIEGVDMGFEGEVTAVDVALARTLMGHDFIPVISPIGIDTDGQAYNLNGDAVAVALAVALQAEKLIFLTDVCGVLRDLADAGSRISRLRAEQAPEFIDSGVIHGGMIPKVNSCVEAVTQGVGSVHILDGRITHAILLEIFTDQGLGTMVTP from the coding sequence ATGACATGCCCCCCATCCGCTGCTGCAAACCCCGAACGCGTTCAGGCGCTCATCGAAGCGTTGCCGTATATTCGCCGCTTTTCCGGCAAAACCGTCGTCGTCAAGTTCGGCGGTAGCCTGCTGGAAGACGCCGCCATCCAGCAAACGGTGATTCAGGACATCGCCATGCTCAAGCTGGTCGGCATTGAGCCGGTACTGGTCCATGGCGGGGGCCCTGCCATGACGTCGCTCCTGACCCAGCTCCAGAAAGAAAGTACGTTTGTCCAGGGATACCGGGTCACGGACGCCGAAACCCTCGCCGTGGCGGAAATGGTCTTGTCCGGCAAGATCAACAAATCGCTGGTCGCCGCTCTGCATCAGCAGGGCATGCGCGCCGTCGGCCTTTCGGGGCAGGACGGAGCGATGATCACCGTCAAAAAGCGCCATATCGAAGGCGTCGACATGGGCTTTGAAGGCGAAGTCACCGCCGTTGACGTGGCGCTGGCCAGAACGCTGATGGGGCATGACTTCATCCCGGTGATTTCGCCGATTGGCATTGATACGGATGGTCAGGCCTATAACCTCAATGGCGACGCTGTTGCCGTGGCGCTGGCCGTGGCCTTGCAGGCGGAAAAACTGATTTTTCTGACCGATGTGTGTGGCGTCCTGCGCGACTTGGCTGACGCGGGCTCGCGCATCTCGCGTCTGCGCGCCGAACAGGCCCCCGAATTTATTGACAGCGGGGTGATTCACGGCGGCATGATTCCCAAGGTCAACAGTTGCGTCGAAGCCGTCACCCAGGGCGTCGGCTCGGTGCATATTCTGGATGGCCGCATTACGCACGCCATTCTGTTAGAGATTTTCACGGATCAAGGACTGGGCACGATGGTGACGCCCTAG
- the mnmE gene encoding tRNA uridine-5-carboxymethylaminomethyl(34) synthesis GTPase MnmE translates to MSLSVEQDTIAAIATPRGQGAIAIIRLSGPQAWGIARRVALIKPRTPRAGRAYVGWAIDPARPDAPPLDEVLILLFSAPKSATGEDIAEIHCHGGDYLAAKLLDCCLRAGARAAQRGEFSKRAFLNGRMDLSQAESILDLITARGDRMLGAACHNLKTRALAQAIEALSAPLIRIQAELTACADFPDEAPEPDRRELANALGALQSQARALAAGADRARLIREGFSAAILGKPNAGKSSLFNALLARERAIVTATPGATRDALREEMAIEGVTVTLIDTAGIRDSDDPVETIGIARSWQAADDAQAALYLYDATQGLSPEDAAILQRLEAAGAPVLRIASQCDRLDARALQALPDDSLPVSSQSGRGLSDIVEWLGRQANALCGEAQQDALALNDRQLSRLGHYLEAVSEALETVSREDLPLDLATVPITSALRELDALLGRDTTEAVITETFSRFCVGK, encoded by the coding sequence ATGAGTCTTTCTGTTGAGCAGGACACCATTGCCGCGATCGCCACGCCGCGCGGTCAGGGCGCGATCGCCATTATTCGCCTTAGCGGACCGCAGGCCTGGGGCATCGCGCGACGCGTCGCCCTCATCAAGCCGCGCACGCCCAGAGCGGGACGCGCTTACGTAGGCTGGGCTATCGATCCGGCTCGGCCAGATGCGCCGCCGCTGGACGAGGTATTAATCCTGCTATTTTCGGCCCCCAAAAGCGCTACAGGAGAAGATATCGCGGAAATCCACTGCCATGGGGGCGACTATCTCGCCGCCAAACTGTTGGACTGCTGCCTGAGGGCAGGCGCGCGGGCCGCGCAACGCGGGGAATTCTCTAAACGGGCGTTTCTCAACGGACGGATGGATCTCAGTCAGGCCGAATCCATTCTGGATTTAATAACGGCGCGCGGCGATCGCATGCTGGGCGCGGCCTGCCATAATCTTAAAACCCGCGCGCTCGCCCAGGCGATTGAAGCGCTCAGCGCCCCGCTGATTCGCATCCAGGCCGAGCTGACCGCCTGCGCGGATTTTCCTGACGAAGCGCCAGAGCCTGATCGCCGAGAGCTAGCCAACGCCTTGGGCGCTCTACAGTCGCAAGCCAGAGCGCTGGCCGCCGGCGCCGATCGCGCGCGCCTGATTCGCGAGGGGTTTTCTGCGGCGATTCTCGGGAAGCCCAATGCGGGGAAGTCGTCGCTGTTTAACGCCTTGCTGGCCCGCGAACGCGCCATTGTCACGGCAACGCCCGGCGCCACGCGCGACGCCTTGCGCGAAGAGATGGCAATTGAGGGCGTCACCGTCACGTTGATTGACACCGCAGGCATCCGCGACAGCGACGACCCTGTGGAAACCATTGGCATTGCGCGAAGCTGGCAGGCTGCCGATGACGCACAGGCCGCCTTATATCTCTATGACGCCACACAAGGCCTCAGCCCGGAAGATGCGGCGATTTTGCAACGTCTGGAAGCGGCAGGCGCTCCGGTATTACGCATCGCCAGCCAATGCGACCGCCTTGACGCGCGCGCGTTGCAGGCATTGCCCGACGATTCGCTGCCTGTCTCTTCTCAGAGCGGGCGCGGACTCTCAGATATTGTCGAGTGGCTGGGACGCCAGGCAAACGCGCTTTGTGGCGAAGCCCAGCAAGACGCCCTGGCGCTCAATGATCGGCAACTCTCGCGTCTGGGGCATTATCTCGAAGCCGTCAGCGAGGCGCTGGAGACGGTTTCTCGTGAAGACCTGCCCCTCGATCTGGCCACTGTACCCATTACCAGCGCCTTACGGGAACTTGACGCCCTGTTGGGGCGCGATACAACAGAAGCCGTAATCACCGAAACGTTTTCGCGCTTTTGCGTCGGCAAGTGA
- a CDS encoding sigma-70 family RNA polymerase sigma factor, with translation MMEPAFVNPPPRKKSARATINQYIPLVERVAKVEYRRIPSHMVDYEELVNIGAIAIQALMRGKSVEDADKLNTSYLATAIRWAIRNELRTRYKWYTLKHTQTVDEEGAGKPGSASASGAASEDEEGFSAGPEQVREAIYETILSIEGISEGADGESSYDFIKDDAATPEERLEITELGRAIKKAIEALPPKERTIMEYRFYRNMQVKDIATMVGLSSSRITRIVQASLNLVRDYLKDNEHID, from the coding sequence ATGATGGAACCCGCCTTTGTGAATCCGCCGCCCCGCAAAAAAAGCGCTCGCGCCACGATTAATCAGTATATTCCGCTTGTAGAGAGGGTCGCCAAGGTAGAGTACCGGCGTATTCCCTCTCATATGGTGGATTATGAGGAACTGGTCAATATCGGCGCCATTGCCATTCAGGCGTTGATGCGCGGTAAAAGCGTCGAGGACGCCGACAAACTCAACACCTCTTATTTGGCGACCGCCATTCGCTGGGCCATTCGCAATGAGTTGCGCACGCGTTACAAGTGGTACACGCTCAAGCATACCCAGACCGTCGACGAAGAAGGCGCGGGCAAGCCCGGCTCTGCCTCAGCCAGCGGCGCGGCTTCCGAAGATGAAGAGGGATTCAGCGCAGGGCCTGAGCAGGTGCGCGAGGCCATCTACGAGACGATTCTCTCCATTGAGGGCATCTCAGAAGGCGCTGATGGGGAATCCAGTTACGACTTCATCAAGGACGACGCCGCCACGCCGGAAGAACGTCTTGAAATCACCGAGTTGGGCCGCGCCATTAAAAAGGCCATCGAAGCGCTGCCGCCCAAAGAGCGCACCATCATGGAATACCGCTTTTATCGCAATATGCAGGTTAAGGATATTGCCACGATGGTCGGCTTGTCGAGTTCGCGTATCACGCGCATTGTGCAGGCCTCGCTCAATCTGGTGCGCGATTATCTCAAGGATAACGAGCACATCGACTGA